A genomic stretch from Helianthus annuus cultivar XRQ/B chromosome 1, HanXRQr2.0-SUNRISE, whole genome shotgun sequence includes:
- the LOC110869611 gene encoding FK506-binding protein 5-like, which yields MDDVLNENKIIVAENKKVAEREKILEMRVKKLESDNKALLKKIDTDQTKIDFLKVRVAELEEEKARRDEQNKYFEMKNKELEAAKELKEHEFYMLNKVVENMLGTSIEQRFKEIQVEEFRAKRQAEIDEQMKDKGKGAKSSVAAVERSIVPSIVIENPVPISSVSAIFEEPVTLEDLAANEDEEDNEEDDDEESDEEEGDDQEDDNDEKVFSASSHGSDNDDDDAHGGMGIKVTEASNKRTVDDFLNDSVNEESGGAEGKGESGDNQNVKHVEKLIMRLETDIEEGEHRHTYSLEEIKEMTRMVDPDFKFDFEEELNAFDIDHQPEYEYKYVEDADIYDRVEVEDCTDDESVSEDTSQYLTLMEFFTEENRDELRRKVTEILKDKNFDGTPKDMQKEERQKWFKDSHERKFKRPLKFYQRDRSISLGFLPHVNAYAIRREFGVQYFERLYDIMSLPWWDVEELSKKPHYSKRVQRVDPVKGVEETILNVKKPKTMKNVPVPKMEQDFYKGFLGWKGINSENKWNSKWWALEEKERKKAERERKRLEANRGKWMKQQAEEDKRKKKENDRVRNLLRRKPESREETFKSL from the exons ATGGATGATGTGTTGAATGAAAACAAAATAATTGTAGCTGAAAACAAGAAAGTTGCTGAACGTGAAAAGATTCTCGAAATGCGCGTGAAGAAATTAGAGTCTGACAACAAGGCATTGTTAAAGAAGATTGATACAGATCAGACTAAGATTGATTTCCTGAAAGTGCGAGTGGCTGAGTTGGAAGAAGAAAAGGCTCGCAGAGATGAGCAGAACAAGTATTTCGAGATGAAAAACAAAGAGCTTGAGGCTGCGAAAGAATTGAAAGAGCACGAGTTCTACATGTTGAACAAAGTTGTTGAGAATATGCTTGGAACGTCGATTGAACAGAGGTTCAAAGAGATTCAAGTTGAAGAGTTTAGAGCAAAACGCCAAGCTGAGATTGACGAAcagatgaaagataagggtaaGGGTGCTAAAAGCAGTGTTGCAGCTGTTGAGAGATCAATTGTTCCTTCTATAGTCATTGAGAATCCAGTTCCTATATCTTCTGTATCAGCAATTTTTGAAGAACCTGTAACTCTAGAAGATCTTGCTGCTAATGAGGATGAGGAAGATAATGAGGAGGATGACGATGAAGAGAGTGATGAAGAAGAGGGTGATGACCAGGAAGATGACAATGATGAGAAAGTCTTTTCAGCTAGCAGTCATGGTTCTGATAATGACGACGATGATGCTCATGGTGGTATGGGAATTAAAGTAACTGAAGCTTCCAATAAAAGAACAGTTGATGATTTTCTGAATGATTCTGTGAATGAAGAGTCAGGGGGAGCTGaaggaaagggggagtctggtgATAATCAGAATGTAAAACATGTTGAAAAGTTAATTATGAGATTAGAGACTGATATTGAGGAAGGTGAACACCGACATACGTATTCATTAGAGGAGATTAAAGAAATGACACGTATGGTGGATCCTGacttcaaatttgattttgaggAAGAATTAAATGCATTCGACATCGACCACCAACCAGAATACGAGTATAAGTATGTAGAGGATGCTGATATATACGACAGGGTTGAGGTTGAAGATTGCACAGATGATGAAAGTGTAAGTGAAGATACTTCTCAGTATCTTACGCTGATGGAGTTCTTTACTGAAGAGAATCGAGACGAATTGAGAAGAAAAGTCACTGAGATCTTAAAAGACAAAAATTTCGATGGCACTCCGAAGGATATGCAAAAAGAAGAACGGCAGAAGTGGTTTAAAGACAGTCACGAGAGAAAATTCAAAAGGCCGTTGAAGTTCTATCAGAGAGATCGAAGCATTTCACTTGGTTTCCTGCCTCATGTTAATGCATATGCGATCAGAAGGGAGTTTGGAGTGCAGTACTTTGAACGTCTATATGATATAATGTCACTACCATGGTGGGATGTTGAGGAGCTGTCGAAA AAGCCGCATTACTCAAAGAGAGTGCAGAGGGTAGATCCGGTAAAAGGGGTTGAAGAAACTATCCTTAATGTTAAAAAGCCAAAGACGATGAAAAATGTACCAGTGCCAAAGATGGAGCAGGATTTCTACAAAGGCTTCTTGGGCTGG AAAGGCattaattctgaaaataaatgGAATTCAAAATGGTGGGCGCTTGAAGAAAAGGAAAGAAAGAAAGCTGAGCGTGAACGCAAGAGGCTGGAAGCAAACAGAGGTAAATGGATGAAACAACAGGCCGAAGAGGacaagagaaagaagaaagagaatgacAGAGTGAGGAATTTACTTAGGAGGAAGCCTGAGTCAAGGGAGGAAACGTTCAAGTCACtctga